A genome region from Gossypium hirsutum isolate 1008001.06 chromosome A04, Gossypium_hirsutum_v2.1, whole genome shotgun sequence includes the following:
- the LOC107944651 gene encoding uncharacterized protein → MSGKLQFSSCKQILLALLLFITRRMSNQKYKDQQFWSQLKEDQLSVQLLSCIFLKIQPPVNSSVALNILLRFAWMQTVLNFKVSLHRETLAAIVASLEIIHRGI, encoded by the exons ATGAGTGGGAAACTGCAGTTCAGCAGTTGCAAACAGATCCTTCTGGCTCTGCTTCTGTTCATAACTAGAAG gATGAGCAACCAGAAGTACAAGGACCAGCAGTTTTGGTCTCAACTGAAAGAGGATCAACTATCAGTCCAATTG CTTAGTTGCATTTTCTTAAAAATCCAACCGCCGGTGAATTCCTCTGTG GCATTGAATATATTGCTGAGATTTGCATGGATGCAAACAGTGTTGAATTTTAAGGTGTCTTTACACAGAGAAACATTAGCTGCTATTGTTGCCAGTCTAGAGATCATTCATCGCGGCATCTAG